One window of the Salminus brasiliensis chromosome 1, fSalBra1.hap2, whole genome shotgun sequence genome contains the following:
- the clic5b gene encoding chloride intracellular channel protein 5b yields MAQIAEENLYEKVEEENVYEKPFDEPEKPAEVQYENQKVLSDPTVQEALYSEIVVPQSDEKAERSLSPDYMDTRDSTPYVGANGPESPTEEESARVVSASPAVKEAADQVNGEGVSSRRSSSSSTEQDEDPCEENTEDAMAMAFSFSATRSFEPEEVVDYSLKTVETNTAVAPERTIDPTQPDVALFVKAGSDGESIGNCPFSQRLFMILWLKGVVFNVTTVDLKRKPADLHNLAPGTHPPFLTFNGEVKTDINKIEEFLEEVLAPPKYPKLAAKHRESNTAGIDIFAKFSAYIKNTRPDANGALEKSLTKALWKLDEYLNSALPDEIDADSMEEEKSSTRKFLDGNELTLADCNLLPKLHIVKVVAKKYRNYDIPTDMTAVWRYLNSAYTRDEFTNTCAADKEIELAYQDVAKRLVK; encoded by the exons ATGGCTCAGATTGCAGAggaaaacctgtatgaaaaaGTAGAAGAAGAGAATGTGTACGAGAAGCCATTTGATGAACCAGAAAAGCCAGCTGAGGTGCAGTATGAGAACCAAAAGGTGTTGAGCGACCCCACGGTGCAGGAGGCTTTGTACAGTGAGATTGTAGTACCTCAGTCTGAtgagaaagcagagagaagTTTATCTCCGGACTACATGGACACAAGAGACAGCACTCCGTATGTAGGAGCCAACGGTCCTGAAAGCCCAACTGAAGAAGAAAGCGCCCGTGTCGTCAGCGCCAGCCCAGCTGTTAAAGAAGCTGCTGACCAAGTAAACGGAGAGGGAGTCTCATCCAGGCGCTCATCCTCGTCGTCCACCGAACAGGATGAAGACCCATGTGAAGAAAACACAGAGGATGCCATGGCCATGGCCTTCTCCTTCTCAGCAACCAGGTCTTTTGAACCAGAAGAAGTAGTAGACTACAGTCTCAAAACAGTGGAAACCAATACAGCTGTGGCTCCGGAGAGAACCATCGACCCCACTCAGCCTGATGTCGCTCTGTTTGTCAAG GCTGGGAGTGATGGTGAAAGTATTGGGAATTGTCCATTCTCGCAGCGCCTTTTCATGATCCTCTGGCTCAAgggggtcgtcttcaatgtcacAACTGTGGATCTGAAGAG AAAACCAGCTGATCTGCATAATCTGGCTCCCGGCACTCACCCTCCTTTCCTCACCTTCAATGGCGAGGTCAAGACTGACATTAACAAGATCGAGGAGTTCCTGGAGGAGGTTCTGGCACCACCAAA ATACCCCAAACTGGCGGCCAAGCacagagagtcaaacacagcgGGGATTGACATATTTGCAAAGTTCTCAGCTTACATCAAAAACACAAGGCCAGATGCCAATGGAG CACTGGAGAAGAGCTTGACAAAGGCCCTGTGGAAGCTGGATGAGTATCTGAACAGTGCTCTGCCGGATGAAATAGACGCAGACAGcatggaggaggagaaaagcTCCACCCGTAAGTTCCTGGATGGGAATGAGCTGACCCTGGCAGACTGCAACCTGCTGCCTAAACTCCACATAGTCAAG GTTGTTGCCAAGAAGTATCGCAACTACGACATTCCTACCGACATGACTGCAGTGTGGCGCTACCTGAACAGCGCCTACACTCGGGA